The following are encoded together in the Lathyrus oleraceus cultivar Zhongwan6 chromosome 3, CAAS_Psat_ZW6_1.0, whole genome shotgun sequence genome:
- the LOC127129120 gene encoding blue copper protein 1a, with product MAFSRSILFLSISMVLLSSVAMATDHIVGDDKGWTVDFNYTQWAQQMVFRVGDNLVFNYNPSFHNVFKVNGTLFQNCTFPAENEALSTGKDIIPLKTEGRKWYVCGKADHCASRQMKFVITVLAEGAPAPSTPSPPPSSDARRHVVSSVFGVVMATMLATVAIFA from the exons ATGGCTTTTTCTCGTTCAATCTTGTTCCTTTCCATTTCCATGGTTTTGCTTTCCTCGGTTGCAATGGCTACTGATCATATTGTTGGTGATGATAAAGGTTGGACTGTTGATTTCAATTACACTCAATGGGCTCAGCAAATGGTTTTTCGTGTTGGTGACAATCTTG TTTTCAACTATAACCCTTCTTTCCACAATGTATTCAAAGTGAATGGAACACTCTTTCAAAACTGCACTTTTCCGGCAGAAAACGAAGCACTTTCGACAGGAAAAGATATCATTCCATTGAAAACTGAAGGCAGAAAATGGTATGTTTGTGGAAAAGCTGATCATTGTGCTTCTCGTCAAATGAAGTTTGTCATCACCGTTCTAGCAGAAGGTGCACCTGCTCCTTCTACTCCTTCTCCTCCACCGTCTTCGGATGCTCGCCGCCATGTTGTATCTTCTGTGTTTGGAGTTGTCATGGCAACCATGCTTGCTACTGTAGCCATCTTTGCATGA